ATCAGCCGGGCCACAAGATCGCCATCAAGCTGAACCTGAACAGCTACGACTACAACGCCAACCAGACCTGCGAGATGGCCTACGCGGTCATCGAGAGCCTGAAGCTGTTCGGCGTCTCGGCGGCGAACATGAAGGTCTTCGATGTCGTGCGCAAGTTCCCCGACTACTGGCGCGCGCGCTGGAATTCGGACGTCGCCTACGTCAACGACGTCAACGTCGCCTGGGATGGCAACGCCACCGTCTACTTCCCGGCCATCGACACCACGCACCGCTTCCCGACCGTGCTCAGCCAGGCCGACCACGTCATCGCCATCGGTCTCCAGAAGGGGCACAAGTCCTACGTGACCGGCAGCATGAAGAACCACTTCGGCAGCCAGGAACTGCCGGCCGACCTGCACGTCGAGCGCTACGACAACATCTGCCAGCTCGCGGCTTCGCCCTTCGTGCGCGGCAAGCTGCGCCTGATCGTGATCGAGGGCGCCTTCATGACCTGGGACCACGAAGGGCACGCCTTCGAGGAGACCGAGGCGACGGCGCTCTTCCCGGTGGGCATCAGCGGCCACAGCAGCCCGAACTACATGATGTTCGGCGTCAACATGGTCACCATGGACAGCGCGCTCGGCGCGATCCAGAACTACGAGCGCGCCGCCCGCGGCGAGGATCAGTGGCCCAACGAGTTCATCACGATGGCGGCCGGGGCGCCTTACAACCTGGGCACCCGCGACAACCCGACTTTCGTGAGCAACACGGCCGGCTGGAGCCAGGTCGACATGCGCTTCAACACCTACGAGTACATCAGCTACGATCTCCCGCTGGCCGATCGCAAGCAGATCGACGCGCTCAATCTCAAGCTGCGCGCGGGGCACATCCACTGGAGTCAGTTGCAGCACCTCGTCGAGCGCTACAACGAGCGACTCTAGATCCCGGCGGGCCGGGGCCCGCCACCAGCCCGGTGGGCCGGAGGCCCGCCGCCAAGGGTGAGAGGGCGTTTGGAGACCTTTGCTTTCCTCCCCGTCGCCGGGGAAAAGCTCTTCACGGTTACCCATCGGCCCGAGCAGCGCCGAGGACGCAGCGGCGTCCTCATGCTGCACGCCTTCGCCGAGGAGAAGCTGTGGACGCAGCGCGCGAGCACGCAGCTCGCGCGCGCGCTCGCCGCGGCCGGCCTGCCCGTGCTGCGCCTGGACCACCGCGGGCACGGCGACAGCGACCGCGAGCAGCAGGCGATGACGCTCCCCACGCTGCGCGAGGATGCGGCCGCCGCGGCCGCCGCCTTCCGCGCCGCCGAGGGCGTCGAGGAGCTGCACCTCTTCGGCTTTCGCCTCGGCGCCACGCTGGCCCTCGATCAGGCGAGCGTGCTCGGCGCCGCCTCGCTGGCCCTCGTCGGCCCCGCGGCCGAGGGCGGCGACTTCCTGATGAAGGCCCTGCGCAGCAGCCTGACCACGCAGCTCGGCATCTACGGCGAGGTGCGCCAGGATCGCGAGGCCCTGCTCGCCCAAATGCGCGAGACGGGCCTGATCAACCTGGACGGCTACCAGCTCTCCGCGCAGCTCTGGGACGAGCTGGCGACGCTCAAGGCCGAGGCCGCGAGCTTCGCCGGCCCCGGCCTCGTGCTCGCGCTCACGCGGCGCGAGGACGCGCCCGCCGACGCCGAGGCGCGCGCCGTCTTCGCGCGACTCGAGGCGCATCCGGCCTCGCGCCTGGCGACGCTGGTCTACCCGCAGCTCTGGGGCGAGCAGAAGCGCTTCGCCGCCGGCGACGCCGCGCTCTTCGATCCGCTGGTCGCCTGGTTCGGCGGCGGCTGGCGGGGGGAGGGCGCGGCGTGAGCGAACCGCTGCTGAAGACGCCGGCGCCTGCCCTCGACGAGGAGATCCTCGTCTTCACGAGCGGCGGCCACCGCCTGCCCGGTATTCTGAGCCGGCCGGCCCAGCCGCGCGCGGGCGCGCCGGGC
The sequence above is a segment of the bacterium genome. Coding sequences within it:
- a CDS encoding alpha/beta fold hydrolase, with translation MRGRLETFAFLPVAGEKLFTVTHRPEQRRGRSGVLMLHAFAEEKLWTQRASTQLARALAAAGLPVLRLDHRGHGDSDREQQAMTLPTLREDAAAAAAAFRAAEGVEELHLFGFRLGATLALDQASVLGAASLALVGPAAEGGDFLMKALRSSLTTQLGIYGEVRQDREALLAQMRETGLINLDGYQLSAQLWDELATLKAEAASFAGPGLVLALTRREDAPADAEARAVFARLEAHPASRLATLVYPQLWGEQKRFAAGDAALFDPLVAWFGGGWRGEGAA
- a CDS encoding DUF362 domain-containing protein, whose product is MSRQPNCEHEPRGYRPTSEQILHYNRRDFLKLSALAAGGAFGTLSLPGLGIVPEAWGAPPANRLVRIHCGSMQDWNFSDPNFSAYVKQSAYNDMFARGITSLTGQQNVISAWQNLLVGYQPGHKIAIKLNLNSYDYNANQTCEMAYAVIESLKLFGVSAANMKVFDVVRKFPDYWRARWNSDVAYVNDVNVAWDGNATVYFPAIDTTHRFPTVLSQADHVIAIGLQKGHKSYVTGSMKNHFGSQELPADLHVERYDNICQLAASPFVRGKLRLIVIEGAFMTWDHEGHAFEETEATALFPVGISGHSSPNYMMFGVNMVTMDSALGAIQNYERAARGEDQWPNEFITMAAGAPYNLGTRDNPTFVSNTAGWSQVDMRFNTYEYISYDLPLADRKQIDALNLKLRAGHIHWSQLQHLVERYNERL